From a region of the Panicum virgatum strain AP13 chromosome 2K, P.virgatum_v5, whole genome shotgun sequence genome:
- the LOC120696261 gene encoding UDP-glucosyltransferase 29-like, with protein sequence MAQAEREQLSVVMFPWLAHGHINPYLELARRLTSADHGGGVDVVVHLVSTPVNLAAIAHRQTDRIRLVELHLPSLPDLPPALHTTKHLPPRLMPLLKRACDLAAPRFGALLDELRPDVLLYDFLQPWAPVEAAARGVPAAHFSTCSAAATSFVFHCLSADRAFPFQSIGLGSAEEEANYTQLFVVREDPAAMVSERDRLLLSLARSSGFVAVKTCADIERRYMYYLSELLGGKEIIPCGPLLVDSAEPPESTAAAESDRVMRWLDGQEPGSVVLASFGSEYFMSEQQIAQMARGLELSGAPFVWVVRFPKSKSPGDEERGAARALPRGFAPARGLVVEGWAPQRRILAHGACGAFLTHCGWSSVLEALAAGVPMLALPLHIDQPLGANLAAELGAAARVPQERFGEFRAEDVARAVRGVVRGEEGRAMRRRAGELREVVARNDADAAQVGALVRRLARLCGKGQRVAAVPY encoded by the coding sequence ATGGCGCAGGCGGAGCGCGAGCAGCTGAGCGTGGTCATGTTCCCGTGGCTCGCGCACGGCCACATCAACCCCTACCTCGAGCTCGCCAGGCGCCTCACCTCCgccgaccacggcggcggcgtcgacgtcgtcgtccaCCTGGTGTCCACGCCCGTCAACCTCGCGGCGATCGCGCACCGGCAGACGGACAGGATCCGGCTGGTGGAGCTCCACCTCCCGTCCCTCCCCGACCTGCCACCCGCGCTGCACACCACCAAGCACCTCCCGCCCCGCCTCATGCCGCTCCTCAAGCGCGCCTgcgacctcgccgcgccgcgcttcGGCGCGCTCCTCGACGAGCTCCGCCCGGACGTCCTGCTCTACGACTTCCTCCAGCCCTGGGCGCCCGTcgaggccgcggcgcgcggcgtgcccGCGGCGCACTTCAgcacctgcagcgccgccgccacgtcctTCGTCTTCCACTGCCTCAGCGCCGACCGCGCCTTCCCCTTCCAGTCCATCGGCCTCGGcagcgccgaggaggaggccaaCTACACCCAGCTGTTCGTGGTGCGCGAGGACCCCGCCGCCATGGTCTCCGAGCGCGACCGCCTGCTGCTGAGCCTGGCGCGCTCGTCGGGCTTCGTGGCCGTCAAGACGTGCGCGGACATCGAGCGCCGGTACATGTACTACCTGTCCGAGCTCCTGGGAGGCAAGGAGATCATCCCCTGCGGGCCGCTGCTGGTGGACTCCGCCGAACCGCCggagagcacggcggcggccgagtcGGACCGCGTGATGCGGTGGCTCGACGGCCAAGAGCCGGGCTCCGTGGTGCTCGCCTCCTTCGGCAGCGAGTACTTCATGTCGGAGCAGCAGATCGCGCAGATGGCGCGCGGGCTGGAGCTGAGCGGCGCGCCCTTCGTGTGGGTGGTACGGTTCCCCAAGAGCAAGAGCCCCGGCGACgaggagcgcggcgcggcgcgggcgctgcCCCGCGGGTtcgcgccggcgcgcgggctGGTGGTGGAGGGGTGGGCGCCGCAGCGGCGGATCCTGGCGCACGGGGCCTGCGGCGCGTTCCTGACGCACTGCGGGTGGAGCTCGGTGCTGGAGGCGCTGGCGGCGGGGGTGCCGATGCTGGCGCTGCCGCTGCACATCGACCAGCCGCTGGGCGCCAACCTGGCCGCGGagctgggcgccgccgcgcgcgtgccgcAGGAGCGCTTCGGGGAGTTCCGGGCTGAGGACGTGGCGCGCGCGGTGCGCGGGGTGgtgcgcggcgaggagggccgcgccaTGAGGCGCCGCGCCGGGGAGCTGCGGGAGGTGGTGGCGCGGAACGACGCGGACGCCGCGCAGGTCGGCGCGCTGGTGCGGCGACTCGCGCGCCTCTGCGGCAAGGGCCAGCGGGTGGCCGCCGTGCCCTACTGA